From Luteitalea sp., the proteins below share one genomic window:
- a CDS encoding ribonuclease HII: MVRGARRTHENLLRRQGYARIAGVDEVGRGCLAGPVTAAAVILNPGRRCDGLRDSKLLTAARREWLYGTITRRALTWAVASCEPPEIDELNIHRATLVAMHRAVLALDPLPDYVLIDAFRVPDLAVPQEAVVGGDRRCAAIAAASIVAKVTRDRLMRALHEADARYGFDRHKGYATATHLAAIRRYGYSAIHRKTFRPPTLFDLFDTIGEA, from the coding sequence ATGGTACGCGGGGCCCGTCGGACACACGAGAATCTCCTCCGCCGCCAAGGGTACGCCCGGATCGCGGGCGTCGACGAGGTCGGGCGTGGGTGTCTTGCCGGCCCGGTTACGGCGGCGGCCGTGATTCTGAATCCCGGACGGCGATGCGACGGCTTGCGCGACTCGAAGCTACTGACAGCGGCCCGCCGCGAGTGGCTCTACGGGACGATTACGCGGCGGGCGCTCACCTGGGCGGTTGCCTCCTGTGAGCCACCGGAGATCGATGAGCTGAACATCCACCGGGCGACGCTCGTGGCGATGCACCGCGCGGTGCTGGCGCTGGATCCGTTGCCCGATTACGTGCTCATCGATGCCTTTCGTGTCCCGGATCTCGCGGTTCCCCAAGAAGCCGTCGTGGGCGGCGATCGCCGATGTGCGGCCATCGCGGCCGCCTCGATCGTCGCGAAAGTCACGCGCGACCGCTTGATGCGCGCCCTCCACGAAGCGGATGCGCGCTACGGGTTCGATCGCCACAAAGGGTACGCAACGGCCACGCACCTGGCTGCGATTCGTCGATACGGCTACTCGGCGATTCACCGCAAGACGTTCAGGCCACCGACGCTCTTCGACCTGT
- the rplS gene encoding 50S ribosomal protein L19 produces the protein MNVIDIIEQGEVTERPAIRPGDTLRVHLKVREGDKERIQVFEGTVIGLHGSGTRETMTVRKVSFGQGVERIFPLQSPSIDKIDVVRGARVRRAKLYYLRGLRGKAARMREQTRKRTA, from the coding sequence ATGAACGTCATTGATATCATCGAGCAAGGGGAAGTCACCGAGCGGCCGGCTATCCGCCCGGGCGATACATTACGCGTCCACCTGAAGGTGCGCGAGGGCGACAAGGAGCGCATCCAGGTGTTCGAGGGAACCGTGATCGGGTTGCACGGCAGCGGGACGCGCGAGACGATGACCGTGCGCAAGGTGTCCTTTGGACAAGGCGTCGAGCGGATCTTCCCACTACAATCGCCGTCGATCGACAAGATCGATGTCGTGCGGGGCGCACGGGTTCGCCGCGCGAAGCTGTACTACCTCAGAGGTCTTCGTGGTAAGGCCGCCCGCATGCGGGAGCAGACACGGAAGCGAACCGCTTAG